A genomic stretch from Bacillus sp. N1-1 includes:
- a CDS encoding YpjP family protein, whose amino-acid sequence MKFPLWMRKLFVAFVAVMTLGTVIPTGYLADEKNEPSETYQEEGHLLLDSLDEPVELSEPTEEEATDWPTIAAQVSSTELLAHFVTYASSQSEEQGLSKFGEAISTRVGSEYTESIVPKMTEAIVASVADLDVEELRTLRLTESPSGGYGERILHVYSEQSGEDLLRFHVRRDHPPQDGYWFNFHYHAADDNFEEHYEVGKIYWDKNTPPKWLS is encoded by the coding sequence GAAAGTTATTTGTAGCATTTGTCGCTGTAATGACGTTAGGAACGGTTATTCCTACTGGATACCTAGCTGATGAAAAAAACGAGCCGTCAGAGACGTATCAGGAGGAAGGCCATCTTCTTCTCGATTCGTTGGACGAGCCAGTAGAGTTATCGGAACCTACGGAAGAAGAGGCTACAGATTGGCCGACAATTGCAGCGCAAGTTTCCTCTACTGAATTGCTTGCGCATTTTGTCACTTATGCAAGTAGTCAGTCAGAAGAACAGGGATTATCAAAGTTTGGAGAAGCGATTTCGACTCGTGTAGGTAGCGAGTATACGGAGTCAATCGTTCCGAAAATGACAGAAGCCATTGTAGCATCCGTTGCAGATCTTGATGTTGAAGAACTTAGGACGCTTCGTTTAACGGAGTCACCGTCTGGCGGATATGGAGAGCGGATTCTTCATGTGTATAGCGAACAGAGTGGAGAAGATCTTCTGCGCTTTCACGTTCGAAGAGATCACCCGCCTCAGGATGGCTACTGGTTTAACTTTCACTATCATGCAGCAGATGATAATTTTGAAGAGCATTATGAAGTAGGTAAAATTTATTGGGATAAAAACACTCCGCCTAAGTGGCTCTCTTAA
- a CDS encoding YuzB family protein produces the protein MNPIVEFCMSNLSSGSHKAMETLEKDTDLDVLEYSCLGHCTLCSQEMYCLVNGERVTGETPDELVDNVYQFIEENPMF, from the coding sequence ATGAATCCAATTGTAGAATTTTGCATGAGCAATCTTTCAAGCGGTTCACATAAAGCAATGGAAACACTAGAAAAAGATACGGACCTAGACGTCCTTGAATATTCCTGTCTTGGCCATTGCACGCTATGTAGCCAAGAAATGTACTGCCTTGTTAACGGCGAACGTGTGACCGGCGAAACGCCAGATGAACTTGTTGATAACGTCTACCAGTTCATCGAAGAAAACCCGATGTTTTAA
- the trxB gene encoding thioredoxin-disulfide reductase has protein sequence MHKAVIVGTGPAGLTAAIYLARANMDPLVIEGPEPGGQLTLTTDVENFPGFPDGVLGPELMENMKKQALRFGATIERGWVKDIDFSERPFKLTTDTLGDIMAESVLISTGASAKLLGIPGESENMGRGVSTCATCDGFFFRGKKIVVIGGGDSAMEEATFLTKFASEVTILHRRKDLRASKIMQERARANEKISWKLNASPIEVVAENNKVIGIKVKDSDSGKEEIVNTDGIFVAIGHRPNTDFLQGKLNMDDKGYIQVEPGTTRTNVAGVFACGDVQDFTYRQAITAAGTGCMAAMDCERFLEGNAFIDWSM, from the coding sequence ATGCATAAAGCAGTTATTGTAGGAACAGGACCAGCAGGTTTAACAGCAGCGATTTACCTTGCGAGAGCAAATATGGATCCGCTTGTCATAGAAGGGCCGGAACCTGGTGGGCAGCTTACGTTAACAACTGATGTAGAAAATTTCCCCGGGTTTCCAGATGGTGTTCTTGGTCCTGAATTGATGGAAAACATGAAGAAGCAGGCGCTCCGTTTTGGTGCAACGATCGAACGTGGCTGGGTGAAGGACATAGATTTTAGTGAACGTCCTTTTAAACTAACAACGGATACACTTGGCGACATCATGGCGGAATCAGTTCTTATTTCTACTGGTGCTTCAGCGAAACTTCTCGGAATTCCAGGCGAATCAGAGAATATGGGCAGAGGTGTTAGTACATGTGCAACGTGTGATGGCTTTTTCTTCCGTGGTAAAAAAATCGTCGTAATTGGTGGAGGAGACTCTGCAATGGAAGAAGCCACTTTCTTAACAAAATTTGCATCAGAAGTAACCATCCTTCATCGAAGAAAGGACTTGCGTGCATCAAAAATCATGCAAGAGCGCGCACGCGCAAACGAAAAAATTAGCTGGAAACTCAATGCTTCACCTATTGAGGTTGTGGCCGAAAACAATAAAGTTATTGGTATTAAAGTGAAGGATAGTGATTCTGGTAAAGAAGAAATTGTGAATACGGATGGTATTTTCGTTGCCATAGGCCACCGTCCAAACACCGATTTTCTTCAAGGTAAACTAAATATGGACGATAAAGGTTATATCCAAGTGGAACCTGGAACCACCAGAACGAATGTTGCAGGCGTATTTGCTTGTGGGGATGTTCAGGACTTTACTTACCGACAAGCGATTACAGCAGCAGGAACAGGATGTATGGCTGCGATGGATTGCGAGCGCTTCTTAGAAGGAAACGCATTTATTGATTGGAGTATGTAA
- a CDS encoding Hsp20/alpha crystallin family protein, which yields MGKGDKLPKLFQDPAIQNWMNTFDDFFKEPFANLLPAQSFRVDLYETDAAFIVEAELPGISKEQIKVEPLGDGLRISIESKEYQETRNDKQKYYKQERSYASTSRTIKLPYHFSMKNVKGKYENGILEIKIPKADRIQNDSNYIDIH from the coding sequence ATGGGTAAAGGCGATAAATTGCCTAAACTGTTTCAAGACCCTGCTATACAAAATTGGATGAACACGTTTGATGATTTTTTTAAAGAGCCGTTTGCTAATCTGCTGCCTGCGCAGTCGTTTCGCGTTGACCTATATGAAACGGATGCTGCTTTTATCGTAGAAGCAGAGTTACCTGGTATTTCAAAGGAACAAATTAAGGTTGAACCGCTTGGAGATGGACTGCGCATTTCAATCGAGTCAAAAGAATATCAGGAAACACGAAACGATAAGCAAAAATATTATAAACAAGAACGCTCCTACGCGAGTACGAGTCGTACGATCAAACTCCCTTATCACTTCTCAATGAAAAATGTGAAGGGCAAATACGAAAACGGCATTCTTGAAATTAAAATACCGAAAGCCGACCGGATCCAAAACGATTCAAACTATATCGATATCCATTAA
- a CDS encoding thymidylate synthase — MKTYLQLCEEILHNGTKKSDRTGTGTMSVFGHQMRFDLQEGFPALTTKKLHLRSIIHELLWFLKGDTNVKYLQDNGVRIWNEWADENGELGPVYGHQWRSWTGADGSTVDQIAKVVEQIKTNPNSRRMIVTAWNPSEVDEMALPPCHCLFQFYVADGKLSCQLYQRSADVFLGVPFNIASYALLTMMMAQVCDLEPGEFIHTLGDAHIYNNHIEQVQLQLTRDTKDLPKMKINPEVKSIFDFSFEDFELTDYHPHPHIKGEVSV; from the coding sequence ATGAAGACTTATTTGCAGCTTTGCGAAGAAATTTTACATAACGGAACAAAAAAATCTGATCGAACGGGCACGGGAACAATGAGTGTATTTGGCCATCAAATGCGCTTCGATCTGCAGGAGGGCTTTCCTGCGTTAACGACAAAAAAACTTCACCTTAGATCCATTATTCATGAACTGCTCTGGTTTTTAAAAGGAGATACGAATGTGAAGTATCTTCAAGATAATGGGGTACGTATCTGGAATGAATGGGCTGATGAAAATGGAGAGCTTGGTCCTGTTTACGGTCATCAATGGCGCTCATGGACAGGGGCAGACGGATCGACAGTTGATCAAATTGCAAAAGTGGTTGAACAAATTAAAACAAATCCGAATTCCAGAAGAATGATCGTAACAGCATGGAATCCTTCTGAAGTTGATGAAATGGCTTTGCCTCCATGTCACTGCCTTTTCCAGTTTTACGTTGCGGATGGTAAACTTTCTTGTCAGCTTTACCAGCGGTCTGCTGATGTTTTTCTTGGCGTACCATTTAATATAGCTTCTTATGCACTTCTTACAATGATGATGGCACAAGTGTGTGACTTAGAGCCCGGTGAGTTTATTCACACGTTAGGCGATGCTCACATTTATAACAACCATATCGAGCAAGTTCAGCTTCAACTTACGCGTGATACGAAAGATCTTCCAAAAATGAAAATTAACCCAGAAGTGAAATCCATCTTTGATTTCTCATTTGAGGACTTTGAATTAACGGATTATCATCCTCACCCTCATATTAAAGGAGAGGTTTCTGTATGA
- a CDS encoding dihydrofolate reductase gives MISFLLAMDEKQLIGKDNDLPWHLPADLAYFKRMTTGKSIVMGRKTFESIGKALPGRENYLITRKNLEYEGVTVLHSIEAFLDLTKREEKEWFVIGGAEIYRQILPHADRLYITEIHETFNGDTYFPNFSKDDWKETSREKHESDERNEHDFDFVVYDRT, from the coding sequence ATGATTTCATTTCTTCTTGCAATGGATGAAAAGCAGCTAATTGGTAAAGACAACGATCTTCCATGGCATCTGCCAGCTGATCTTGCTTACTTTAAACGAATGACCACTGGAAAGTCGATCGTGATGGGAAGAAAAACGTTCGAATCGATTGGAAAAGCATTACCCGGACGCGAAAACTATCTGATTACGAGAAAAAATCTCGAATATGAAGGGGTTACTGTTCTTCATTCAATTGAAGCTTTTCTCGATCTTACAAAGCGTGAGGAAAAAGAGTGGTTCGTTATCGGTGGAGCGGAAATTTATCGGCAAATTCTGCCGCATGCGGATCGACTATATATTACAGAAATTCATGAAACATTTAATGGGGATACTTATTTCCCTAACTTCTCTAAAGATGATTGGAAAGAAACATCGCGAGAAAAACATGAAAGCGATGAGCGAAATGAGCATGATTTTGATTTTGTTGTGTACGATCGTACCTAA
- a CDS encoding YitT family protein, translating into MNNTGKEITLIIIGSLFFALGVNLFAIPNELGEGGVTGISMTLYYILDWSPGITNFVMNAVLLAIGYKVLNKRVTWYTMLAIFFSSLFIQLTEGMGEPLDIMLGTVFAGVFIGIGLGLVLRSGGTTGGSTIVARMLNQHFGWSVSTSMFVFDILVVLGSSVVIGIENTMYTGISIYISTKILDYLIDGFDTRKAVTIISKNTVAIAEKVSEEMDRGVTVINARGHYSNESKDILYVVINKQELFLLKKMIQQVDDKAFVVVHDVRDVFGEGFTFPKT; encoded by the coding sequence ATGAATAACACCGGAAAAGAAATCACTTTAATTATTATTGGATCGCTATTCTTTGCGCTTGGGGTAAACTTGTTTGCGATTCCGAATGAATTAGGTGAAGGTGGCGTAACCGGTATTTCCATGACGCTATATTATATTCTTGATTGGTCACCGGGAATTACGAACTTTGTAATGAACGCTGTACTTTTAGCGATTGGATATAAAGTACTAAACAAACGAGTAACATGGTACACAATGCTTGCCATTTTCTTTAGCTCATTATTTATCCAGCTCACTGAGGGAATGGGCGAACCTCTTGATATCATGCTTGGTACTGTCTTTGCAGGTGTGTTCATTGGGATCGGTCTTGGTCTTGTTCTTCGCTCAGGTGGAACAACCGGCGGCTCTACGATTGTAGCCAGAATGCTCAACCAGCACTTTGGATGGAGCGTTAGTACATCGATGTTCGTATTCGATATTCTAGTCGTTCTCGGTTCTTCTGTCGTTATTGGAATTGAAAATACGATGTACACGGGAATTTCTATCTATATTAGTACGAAAATATTGGACTATTTAATTGATGGATTTGATACACGAAAAGCCGTTACCATTATTTCAAAAAACACCGTCGCAATCGCAGAAAAAGTAAGCGAAGAAATGGACCGAGGCGTTACAGTCATTAACGCACGCGGTCATTATTCCAATGAATCAAAAGATATTCTATACGTTGTGATTAACAAACAGGAGCTTTTTCTTCTTAAAAAAATGATTCAGCAAGTTGATGATAAAGCTTTTGTTGTGGTTCATGATGTGCGAGATGTTTTCGGAGAAGGTTTTACCTTTCCAAAAACATAG